The sequence below is a genomic window from Bacteroidota bacterium.
TGCGCTTACGTCCACTATCCTGAAATTCAGTCCCGACGAAGTCTTTATCAAATCCTTTACCGCCGGCGGACTCTCGAGCCCCATGAGCATTGCGCGAGACAACAACGACGTGCTCTATGTCTCAGGCGGTGGGTCAAACAACATCATCAAGTTTGATACTTCAGGGACGGTGCTGGGAGAAATTACACACCCCGATTTACGTGCGCCTCAAGGTGTAGCTTTCGATGAAAATGGACACATGTTTTCTACGTCTTTTAGCGACGACCTGATGGTTGAATTTGATGCGGATGGCAACTACCTCCGTACCATTACTGAAGGCGGATTGATGGTGCCGCGTAGTATCGCGTTTGACCCGAAAGAAACAGCAAGCGTATCAACCGAAAGCCCAGCTGTATCGCAGGGGTTTGTGCTTGCCCCGAGCTACCCAAATCCGTTCCGCGGATCGGTCAACATCAGCTATACCTTGCCTGAAGGCGGGGCGCATATCGCTGTTGAGGTATTTGACTTGCGTGGCCGGCGTGTTGCGTCGTTGCTGCGTGGCTTCCAACCCGGTGGTACCCAGGTCTTGTTTTGGGATGGCAAAGACGCGCAAGGCAACGCACTGGGCGCCGGGGTTTATGTGTACCGGCTAAGGTCGGAGGATGTGGTGTTGTCTCGGAAGCTGCTGTTGTTTTGATAGCCGAATGCCGAATGCCGATTGTCGAATGCCGATTGTCGAATGCCGATTGTCGAATGCCGATTGTCGAATGCCGATTGTCGAATGCCGATTGTCGAATGCCGATGGAATATCCAAGAGCGAACACTGCCGCACGCTGCCTTCAGTCCGCTTCAACTACCACGGGGTGTGCCTCTGTCTTGCGTACCAACACGGCGCCAAGCCCCAGCATAAGCAACCCGATAATGCCGGGTACATACGTGCCCCAATTGGCGCCTGTTGAAAGTACAGCTCGCGCTGGATTGTCAGGGTTAACGTGAATGGAGATTTTGCTCCCTGACGGATAGGCTGCTGCGCCAGCGGCACGGGTCTCGGGCATATCGCCGTAGAGCTTGCTCGCGCGGTCGCCTTCACCTAGCGAAAACTGGGATCCGCTGTGCGACGTACCGTCGATGGTGTACCGGTAGTTGATTGCGTAGTAATATTGGGTGGTCCCCTGAACGTTTGTGCGCCTGCGCTTTTGGTTGTCAATGTACCGTTTGACCGACACGTTTTGCACAGTGCCCTCCACAATGGGCCAGCTAACGCTTTCCCGGGCTTCCTGGACAAAGATGACGCCAAAGCCAAAGAGGGCGAGGCCAATGCCGATGATGACATAGCCGGTTATTTTCTGCCGGCGAAGCTGTGCCGGGGTCAGGGGCGTCTTTTGGGGGTTATCCATTTTTCTTTCTTTTGATGAGCCAAATGGTAACGGCAATGAGCACGCCATAAATCCAGAGATCTTGCAGTCCCAGCAGTACAACGGCGATGAGCGTGACGACCACGAGGACACATAGCCCCATCAGGCCGCCAATTAACAATAATACAGCTTTAACCGGATTTTCAGCGAGCATGATTTCAAACCGGGTGCGCCGCGCCGGCTTCACCGGAGCCGGCATGGCATCTGCCAGGTCAGCGAGCTGACACAAAGCCCTGAGCCGCTTTTCCATACGGTTTGGTGTCAGTGCATTCAGGTTGCGCCGCATCCTGAAATACAGCATTTCGGGCTGTAAGTTAAACGAAATTGATTGTTCATCAACAGGTATTACCTGGCTGATTTGGGCTTTAACAGCAGGTTGAACCAGGTAACCGGCGGCCCAGGCAGGATCGTGCACGTGAATCTTCAGGTGATCATACACTTCATCTGCCGGATCGAAGTGCTGCATTTGCATGCGCTTGAGTAAAAATCGCTCTATCCCACCAAAAGAAGGTGCGTTGCCAGGCACGGCGGTGATGCGTGTAAACCGCGTAGTTGGGATTTCAATGGTAAGCTCGTGTCCGTCATAATGGCGGCGGGATACATCTTCACCGTAGTATTTGGTTTTAGCACGGGGGCCGCATGATACGGTTACCGTTCGGCCATGCAACGCGCCCGTCCAGCGCCGGCTGCTAATGAGTTTGCCAGATGCGGTGACCTCGAACCCCTGCGCACCAAACCATTCGTCAAGC
It includes:
- a CDS encoding DUF3592 domain-containing protein — encoded protein: MDNPQKTPLTPAQLRRQKITGYVIIGIGLALFGFGVIFVQEARESVSWPIVEGTVQNVSVKRYIDNQKRRRTNVQGTTQYYYAINYRYTIDGTSHSGSQFSLGEGDRASKLYGDMPETRAAGAAAYPSGSKISIHVNPDNPARAVLSTGANWGTYVPGIIGLLMLGLGAVLVRKTEAHPVVVEAD
- a CDS encoding T9SS type A sorting domain-containing protein; its protein translation is MQASIKRVVQLLGLTVLLATLWAINRPAVPRLPPLNTGNIYVSSYGNGTIAVYDSSGVFSHSFTAAGLSGSRGVVFGPGGQIFVASQNSDEIYAFDKQDAMQRKFTHAELDGPTGMAISPANELYVGSYNNDQVVVFSMDGEYLRSFSEMGLNGTNCVAFDSEGYIYVSSALTSTILKFSPDEVFIKSFTAGGLSSPMSIARDNNDVLYVSGGGSNNIIKFDTSGTVLGEITHPDLRAPQGVAFDENGHMFSTSFSDDLMVEFDADGNYLRTITEGGLMVPRSIAFDPKETASVSTESPAVSQGFVLAPSYPNPFRGSVNISYTLPEGGAHIAVEVFDLRGRRVASLLRGFQPGGTQVLFWDGKDAQGNALGAGVYVYRLRSEDVVLSRKLLLF